A segment of the Burkholderia sp. PAMC 26561 genome:
CGCGGTCACGGCCTGTCCGGGAAGCCGACTGAAGCCGAGGCGTATTCCAACGGACGCCTTTGGGCGGACGACCTTGCAACAGTGATCAAAGCGTCGCATGCAAGCCGTCCCGTGCTCGTCGGATGGTCGCTGGGTGGCGCGGTCGTATCGAATTACCTGGCGGCATATGGCGACAGCCAGATTGCCGGAGCGGTTTATGTCGATGGTGTGATCGAGTTGAAAGCGGACCAGATCGTGTCTCATCCGGAGGTTTATCGCGACATGACTTCTCATGATTTGAAGACCCATCTGGATGGCGAGCGCACCTTCCTCAGCCTGTGTTTTCACACGCAGCCCGACAGGTCCACAACCGAGCGCCTGCTCGCCAACGCGGCGATGGCGTCGTGGACCATGCAGAGCGCAGTCCAGTCCATGACGGTCGATGCGTCCGGCGGTTTGAGCAAAACCACGGTGCCCGTCCTGCTGCTGTATGGCGAACGCGACGCGCTGGTGAATACGAAAGGCGCGATTGCACGGGCAAAGGAACTCGATCCGCAGGTTCAAATCAAGTTGTACGCGAATTCGGGACATGCGCCTTTTATCGAAGAGCCGGATAGGTTCAACCGTGATCTGGCCGCTTTCGTCGATACCGTCGCGCGTCACTGACTCGACACCGCAAACGTGAGGAACATATGGCATACGAACTTCCCCCTCACCATTCGCTTGAGTCTTTCCCGGGATTGTCCGGTCTGCAAGTCGACGCGGGAGGTGTGTCGTTCAGCGGCGTGACCGGCGGCTCGGGACCGGCAGTGCTTCTGCTGCACGGGTATCCGCAAACGCATCTGGCATGGCGGTACATTGCTCCGCAACTGGCGCGTTCATTCACTGTCGTTGCGCCGGATCTGCCCGGGTATGGCGACAGCAAGACGGGCGCCGATACTCCACGCTGGACCAAACGCCGGGTCGCCGAAGCACTTACCTCGATGATGAAACAGCTCGGCCACGCAGAGTTTGCCGTCGTCGGCCACGACAGAGGGGCGCGGGCCGGATACCGGCTGGCGCTGGATCATCGGGATCATGTGACTCACTATGCGTCGCTCGCCGTGGTTCCGACGCTCGATGCATGGGACGCCGCCGACATGCGCTTCGGGCTGGCCAATTTTCACTGGTTCCTGCTGGCGCAACCGTTCGATCTGCCGGAGCGGCTGCTGTCGGCTGATCCCGATGCGTTTATCGATGCTGCTCTAGCCAGGATGGCAGGCGGAATCGATCATATCGATACGGTTGCCCTCAGCGCCTACAGACGGGCCTTTCGAAACCCGTCGGTGCGACGTGCGATGTGCGAAGACTATCGCGCTGCAGCGCATGAGGATCTCGCGCACGACACCGCCGATCGTGCAGCCGGAACCATGCTGTACTGTCCGGTCCTTGCCTTGTGGCCCGATTCGTTCGGCGGGGAACACTCACCGCTCGACATCTGGCGGCGCTGGGCAAGCAATGTCAGCGGCAAGGCACTTCGCGCGGGTCATCTTCTTCCGGAGGAGTGTCCGGGAGAAGTCACGGCGGAGCTTCTTGCGTTTCTCGGGGGTCGTTAGGTTGGTGGCGCAAAGACGCGCCGGGATCGATCTGATCGAGCAGATACCGGGCGCGTAAAGCAATGACGCGCCCGGAATCCGCCAGAAGTTCTAGCCCCGCTCGCCACCTAACCCATCACCTTGTCCAGCGTGATCGGAAGATCGCGAATGCGCTTGCCGGTTGCATTGAAGACCGCGTTCGCGACGGCCGCGCCCACCCCCGTTATGCCGATCTCGCCAACGCCGCGGGCGCCCATTGGCGTGTGAGGATCGGCTTCCTCGCTCCAGATGATGTCGATCTCCGGCACGTCGAGATGAACCGGCACGTGATAGTCGGCAAGCGATGGATTCATCACCCGGCCGGTTCTCTCGTCGAACTCGGTTTCCTCCATCAGGGCAAGTCCGAGGCCCATGATGATGCCGCCGCGAAACTGACTGGCGGCGGTCTTGGCGTTGATGATCCGTCCGCAATCGAACGAACCGAGGAAGCGGCTCACCCGGGTCTCGCCGGTAATTGCATTGACCCGTACCTCGCAGAAGAGCGCACTGTGGCTATGCATGGACCAGTGCTGCAGTTCAAACGGCATCGGCGCCTCTGCCTCGACACTGACTTCGTCGAGCTTCGCGCGAGCCAGTATGGCACCGTAGCTCTCGAACCGGCTTTCATCTTCCAGCGCACAGAGACCGCCGTCGCGACCGCCCACCTCGTCGGGTAACAGGCCGGAGAGCGGCGAACTGTTGCCGGCGAACCGGAGCAGTTCCCTGACGAGCTTGTGATGCGCCGCAATCACCGCGGCCCCGATCGCTGCCGTCTGCTGCGAACCCCCTGCCAGCACCACGCCCGGCAACCTGGAGTCGGCGTACTCAAAGTCGATATCGTCCATGGTCAACCCTAGGCGGTCGGCAGCCACCTGCGTCTGAGCGGTCGATGTACCCATGCCCATCTCGTGCGCGGCGATGCTTACAGTAGCGCGCCCTGCCTGGGTCAACGTGATGCGTGCCGCGCCGCCGGGCATCCGGTAATACGGATACGTGCCCGTGGCGCAGCCCATGCCGACAAGCCAGTCGCCCTCGCGCCTTGCGCCCGGCTCCCGGCGCGCGTCCCAGCCGAATCGCTCGCGGCCGGTCTTCCAGGCCTCGACGATCCCCCGTTGAGAAAACGGAAGCCCCGTCGTCGGATCTTTTTCCGGCTCATTCCTGATCCGCAATTCGATGGGGTCCATGTTCATGGCGTGAGCGAGCTCATCGATGCCGGATTCAAGCCCGAAGGTGCCGACAGCCTCGCCAGGCGCCCGCATGAAGGTATTGGCCGTCATGTTCATTTTGACGGTCTCGACGTCGAGCAGAAAGCTTCGGGAAGCATAGGCGCTCTTGGCCGGCAAGATGAAGGGCTCTGGCATATTGTTGTGCGGAGTCATCGCGACCGTGCCGGTGTGAATCAGGGCGTCCAGGGTGCCATCGGCCTGAGCCCCGAGCGCCACGCGCTGTTCAGTGAGCGTACGGCCGCCGACAATGCGGAACACGCCCTCCCGGGACACCATGATCCGCACGGGCCGCTGTGCCAGTTTCGCAGCGGCCGCTGCCAGCACCTGATGCTGCCACACCGTTTTCGATCCAAAGCCCCCCCCAACGTATGGCGAAGTGACGTGGACATTCTTCTCGTCCACACCGAACACCTGCGCGATGGTCCACGCTTCGTGCGCGACTGCCTGCACGGTGTCGTGGATGCGCAGCTCATCGCCCTTCCACACGAGCGTCGCTGCATGCAGTTCTATAGGGTTGTGGTTGTGCCGAGGGGTCGTGTAGCGCACGTCGATCTTGTGCGGTGCTGCGGCCAGCATGGCCTCGGCATCCTTGATCTCGAGCTTGAGCGGCTCGCCCTGGAAAAGGCCGGGCTCCGAACCATTCGCCTTTGCCGCATCGAGAGACGTTACGCCATCGCTTGCCGCTTCATAGGTCACGCGGATCAGGGACTGCGCGTGGTCCGCCTGCTCCTGGGTCTCGGCCAGCACCAGCGCGACCGGCTGGCCATTCCAGTGAACCTGGTCGTCCTGCATGATCGGCACGTCATCGCCGCCCGCGGCCTTTTGCTTGGTCATGAAGGCTGGCATGGGCTGGAGGCGAGGCGCGTTCCGGTAGGTCATCACCAGTACCACACCCGGTGAAGCTTCCGCGGCGGCGGTATCGATATCGACAATGCGCCCACGCGCGATGGACGAATACTTCAGCGCCGCGTAGGTCATTCCTTCAAGCGGAAACTCGGCAGCGAAGGTCGCGCGGCCGGACACCTTCAATGGGCCATCGATCCGGCTTATCGATGCACCGATCAGGCCGTGCTTGTGTCGAATCAGCGGATCTGGCTTGCCGCCGGGAATGAAGCTGTCAGGGGCGAGTGCGATGGCCTTTTTCATCACCGCTTGCATGGCATCTTTGAGAATAGGCATTAGCGGATCTCCTGAAGGGCTGTCAATTTGACCAGCGTGTCGGTGATCACGCGCTGAGCCAGTTCGATCTTGAAGGCGTTATCGCGAAGACCGCGAGCGGGAGCAAGCTCCGCCTGCGCCGCCGCGCGGAATGCCGCCTCTGTCGCGGGGGCGCCCTTGAGGGCCGCCTCGGCTGCATTCGCGCGCCACGGTTTGTGCGCAACGC
Coding sequences within it:
- a CDS encoding alpha/beta fold hydrolase, with protein sequence MSRNFFSHTLSALLAAVAALAMSSAAIADTKNYSVTAPDGVTLAVQESGDPAGPPVVLIHGLLGSRLNWNGQVDSADLQRYRIITYDLRGHGLSGKPTEAEAYSNGRLWADDLATVIKASHASRPVLVGWSLGGAVVSNYLAAYGDSQIAGAVYVDGVIELKADQIVSHPEVYRDMTSHDLKTHLDGERTFLSLCFHTQPDRSTTERLLANAAMASWTMQSAVQSMTVDASGGLSKTTVPVLLLYGERDALVNTKGAIARAKELDPQVQIKLYANSGHAPFIEEPDRFNRDLAAFVDTVARH
- a CDS encoding xanthine dehydrogenase family protein molybdopterin-binding subunit; its protein translation is MPILKDAMQAVMKKAIALAPDSFIPGGKPDPLIRHKHGLIGASISRIDGPLKVSGRATFAAEFPLEGMTYAALKYSSIARGRIVDIDTAAAEASPGVVLVMTYRNAPRLQPMPAFMTKQKAAGGDDVPIMQDDQVHWNGQPVALVLAETQEQADHAQSLIRVTYEAASDGVTSLDAAKANGSEPGLFQGEPLKLEIKDAEAMLAAAPHKIDVRYTTPRHNHNPIELHAATLVWKGDELRIHDTVQAVAHEAWTIAQVFGVDEKNVHVTSPYVGGGFGSKTVWQHQVLAAAAAKLAQRPVRIMVSREGVFRIVGGRTLTEQRVALGAQADGTLDALIHTGTVAMTPHNNMPEPFILPAKSAYASRSFLLDVETVKMNMTANTFMRAPGEAVGTFGLESGIDELAHAMNMDPIELRIRNEPEKDPTTGLPFSQRGIVEAWKTGRERFGWDARREPGARREGDWLVGMGCATGTYPYYRMPGGAARITLTQAGRATVSIAAHEMGMGTSTAQTQVAADRLGLTMDDIDFEYADSRLPGVVLAGGSQQTAAIGAAVIAAHHKLVRELLRFAGNSSPLSGLLPDEVGGRDGGLCALEDESRFESYGAILARAKLDEVSVEAEAPMPFELQHWSMHSHSALFCEVRVNAITGETRVSRFLGSFDCGRIINAKTAASQFRGGIIMGLGLALMEETEFDERTGRVMNPSLADYHVPVHLDVPEIDIIWSEEADPHTPMGARGVGEIGITGVGAAVANAVFNATGKRIRDLPITLDKVMG
- a CDS encoding alpha/beta fold hydrolase, encoding MAYELPPHHSLESFPGLSGLQVDAGGVSFSGVTGGSGPAVLLLHGYPQTHLAWRYIAPQLARSFTVVAPDLPGYGDSKTGADTPRWTKRRVAEALTSMMKQLGHAEFAVVGHDRGARAGYRLALDHRDHVTHYASLAVVPTLDAWDAADMRFGLANFHWFLLAQPFDLPERLLSADPDAFIDAALARMAGGIDHIDTVALSAYRRAFRNPSVRRAMCEDYRAAAHEDLAHDTADRAAGTMLYCPVLALWPDSFGGEHSPLDIWRRWASNVSGKALRAGHLLPEECPGEVTAELLAFLGGR